The Anaerolineales bacterium region CGTGACCAAAGCCGCCCAGCACCTCACGCGCCTCACCTTGGAATCCGCCGCGCAAGCCGCGCTCATCACCCGCAACGACAAAATGTGGGCATACGCCGGCGGGCTGGAACAAAACGCCGCCAACGAACTCGCCCTCACCGTCACGCGTCACTGGGACGGGCAAAAAGGCAGCGACCTCCTCCGCTTCGTCCGCCTCGAAGCCACCAAAGCCGAGCACATGCTCTACGCCACGCGTCTCGCCGACGACGTGGTGCTTGCCCTCGTCTTCGATGCCGAAACGCCGTTCAGCGCCATCCGCTCACAGGCTGGCAAACTGGCAGACTCGCTGTTGCTTTCGGAGGCGGATGAAAATCCGTCCACGCCGAGTCAGCCCTCCGCCGCGCACGAAGCGCCGACTCAATTTGTGGATGATGGATTCGTCGAAGAAAACATCCCCTCCATTTCAGATATCCTCTCGGATGTCCCGCCTCCGACTCCCGATTCGGCTGTCTACCCGTTGCCGCCGGATGCCATCGGGACGCGTCCGTCGTCGCCCGCTCGTGCGACTCAATACAGCCGTGAGAGTTCGCCCGCCGTCCGCGTGGATGAACTGCTCGTGTCGCATCAAAACCTCGAAGAGACAGTCGAACACGTGGTACAGGATTTCGACGCGACCGTGCCGTCGCAATCGCGCCCGCGACCGGAAACTCCCGTGCGCCGCCCCATGCCCGGCGAACTGGACGAAACCCGCCCGCACTCGATCACCGAAGTGGCAAGCCGCGTGATGCTCGAACCGATCACGCCCGGCTTATACAATTTGACGTATGCCTGCCTGCTCGTGCCGCGCTTCAGTTCGCATTACCTGACCGGCGATATTTCGGACCGGCTTTCAGAATGGCTGCCGCAGATCTGCATCGCCTTCGGCTGGCGGCTGGAATATCTCGCCGTCCGCCCGGAATACATGCAATGGGTGACGAACGTGCCGCCTTCGGCATCGCCCGGCTACCTCATGCGCATCATGCGCCAGCAGACTTCTGAAAAGATCTTCGCCGAATTCTCGCGCTTGAAAAAGGAAAATCCCTCCGGCGATTTCTGGGCGCCGGGTTATCTCATCATGGGCGGCACGCAACCCCACCCGCCGCAACTGGTGCAGAATTACATCAAAGAGACGCGCACGCGCCAGGGATATGCCGACTCGAGGAAATAATCTTGCGCTGAGCGGAGACGGAGCGCGGGCTTTGAAGCAACCTCGCAATTAGGAGATTGCTTCGTCGCCCGAAGGGCTCCTCGCAATGACAGATAAAACGCAGAGTATAATCACTCTGCGTTTTTGTTTTACGGATCGCACAAGTTTCATGTCATCCCTTCGGGATTTGAAATTCGCACTCTTGGTTTCTATAATCCTTTCATCCCTTCGGGATTATCCTGTTTAAGGATTCAAATTTTGCAAACAAGAATTTCAATTCTCTAATTCTCCAACCAGCCAATCTCCAATCTCTAGTCTCAAATCTCCAGTCTCTCAATTCTCCAATTCTCTAATCCACCAACCATCCAATTACTAATTACCAATTACTAACATCCCCATGCCCCCCACCCTAACCCTCATTGACGGACACGCCCTCGCCTATCGAATGTATTTCGCCCTCACAGCCGTCGGCGGGAGTCAACGCTGGCAGACCTCGAAAGGCGAACCCACTGCCGGGATTTATGGATTCGCCCGCGAACTCCTCCGCATCATCGAACAGGAACAGCCTGAATACCTCGCGGTCGCGTTCGACGTGGGCAAAACGTTCCGCGACCAAATCTTCCCCGAATACAAAGGCACGCGCGACAAAATGCCCGATGACCTACGTCCGCAGATCGCGCGCATCCGCGAAATAGTGGACGCATTCAACATTCCACGCCTCGAACTCGAAGGCTACGAAGCGGATGATGTGCTTGGCTCCGTGGCGCGTATCGCCGCTGAGCAAGGACTTGGCGTGAAAATTATTACGGGTGATCGTGATTTGTTGCAACTCGTGAACAAGCGAACTTCTGTCTATCTCGCGGGCGACGACCAGACCTACATCAAAGATGAAGATGTGGTCAAAAAACTCGGCGTGCCGCCCAAACAAGTGGTGGATTACAAAGCGCTCGTCGGCGACAAATCGGACAACATCCCCGGCGTGGCGGGAGTCGGCGAGAAGACCGCGATTGCCCTGCTCGAAAAATACAAAACGCTGGACGGCATCTACAAAAACATTGACAAGGTCGAGCCGCGCTGGAAAACAAAACTCGAAGCTAGCAAAGAGAACGCCTATCTCAGTTACACGCTGGCGCAGATCAAAACGGATTTGGAGATTAAACTCGACCTCGAACATGCAAAAGCGCGCGACTTGAACGTCCCTGCGATTGAAGCGTTTTTCAAAGAGTTGGAATTCCGCTCGCTGTTGAAAACGCTCGAAAAATTGACGGGGCAACCGACCGCGTCTGCTTCGACCGCGCCTGCATCCGTCCCTGCGAGCGCGCCGAAGGTGGGCGGGCAGATGTCTATGTTCGCGAACGAACCGCAGGTAGTTGTCGCTCCCAAAGTGAATTCAAACATTACCGTCCACGTTGTGGACACCGAAAAGAAACTCGACGACCTCGTCAAAGCGTTGAACAAAGCGAAAATCATTTCGTTCGACACCGAAACCACATCCACGGAAGAGATGCGCGCGGAGATGGTCGGTATTTCGTTGTCGATTCAAGAAGGCGAGGGATATTACATTCCCATCGGTCACAACGCGGGGACAAATCTTCCGTTGAAAAAAGTTGTCGCCGCGCTCGAAGCGCCGCTGACAAATCCGAAAATCGGCAAAGTGGCGCACAACGCCAAATACGATTACATCGTGCTGGCTCAGCATGGACTGGTCGTCTCGCCGCTCACGTTCGACACGATGCTCGCCGAATTCATCGTTGACCCGTCGTCGCGCAACCTCGGTTTGAAGAACCTCGCCTTCGTCAAACTCGGTGAGGAGATGACTCACATCGAAGAGTTGATCGGCAAAGGCAAAAAACAGATCAGCATGGCAGATGTGGCGATCGAGTCCGTTGCGCCGTACGCGGTCGCGGATGCGGAAAACACGCTGCGGCTCATGCCCATCGAGCAAAAAGAACTTAAGCGCGTGAACGGCGAAAAATTGCTCGAAGAAATTGACATGCCATTAACTCCAGTCCTCGCAGACATGGAAATGACAGGCATCTCGCTCGACCTCCCGTTCTTTGCCGAGATGAACAAAGAACTCACGCAACGCCTCTCGCAGATCGAAAAGAAAGTGTACGACTCGGTCGGCAAGCCGTTCAACATCAACTCCACGCAGCAACTTTCGGATGTGTTGTTCAAAACGCTCGGGCTCGAGCCGCCCGACCGCGGCAACAAAACCGCCAGCGGACATTACTCCACCGCCGCGGGCGTGCTTGATGAACTCAGCGGCAAACATCCCGTTGTGGATTGGGTGCTCGAACACCGCGAACTCTCGAAAATAAAATCAACGTACGTGGACGCGCTACCCGCCGCGATCAACCCGAAGACGAATCGAGTCCACACATCGTATTCGCAGATCGGCGCGGTGACGGGACGACTCTCCTCCAACAACCCCAACTTGCAGAACATCCCGATTCGCACCGAGACGGGACGACGGGTCCGCAACGGATTCATCGCCGCCCGTGGAAACTGGCTGCTCTCGGTGGACTACTCGCAGATCGAGTTGCGGATCGTCGCGCACATGGCTCAAGACGAAGGAATGCTCGCCGCCTTCCGCGCCGACGAGGACATCCACGCCACCACAGCCGCGGCAATTTACAACGTCGCGCTCGACGCGGTGGATAAAAATATGCGCCGTCACGCCAAGGCGATCAACTTCGGTCTGATCTACGGCATGTCCGCGTTTGGGCTGATGCGCGGCACCGATCTCACGTTGGCAGAAGCGGAGAACTTCGTCAAAGCCTATTTCACGAAATTCCCCGGCGTGAAAAAATATCTGGACGGAATCCGCAAGCAAGCCGCGCAACAGGGATATGTCGAAACGCTTCTCGGTCGCCGCAGATATTTCCCCGCGTTGCAAGGCAGGAGCAACCCGCAAATGAAAGCCCGCGAGGAACGCGAAGCCATCAACGCGCCGATTCAGGGAACTGCGGCAGACATCATGAAGATCGCCATGTTGAAAATTCCGCCCGCGCTGAAAAAAGCGAAGTTGAGCGGCAAGATGCTGTTGCAAGTGCACGACGAACTCGTGCTGGAATGTCCGAAAGACGAGTTGGAAAAAACAGCAAAGGTCGTCAAAGAGACGATGGCAAGCGCCTACCCGCTGGACATCCCACTCTCCACTGAGGCGAAGTATGGACTCAACTGGGGTGAAATGAAAACGATATGAGCCCAAAACCGTAACACGAGATTTATCTCGTGTTTTAATGGCGATATAAATGTCGCGTTACGAAATTACGCTCTACAGAGCCAATTGGGTGAAATGAAAACGATATGAAAATCATCCCGTAGGGGCAGGTCTAAGACCTGCCCCTACGTTATAATAGGCACATGCCCGGCAACGAAGACATCTTCCAAAAAGCGATGAGCGAGGGACATTCCGCCGCGTGGGACCAGGAGTGGAGTAAAGCCGCGTCGGCGTATCGCAAAGCCCTGCAAGAAATGCCCGACCAACCCAAGGCGCTGAACAGCCTCGGGCTGGCGCTGTTCCAACTCGGCGAATTCGACGAAGCGCTGCGGACGTATAAACGCGTCGCGCAGATCTCGCCGCAAGACCCGGTGCCGATGGAAAAACTCGCCCAACTGCTTGAACGGACGGGGCATCTCAAAGAAGCCATCGAAGCGGCAACCCGCGCCGCCGAACTCTTCCTCAACCAGCGCGACGTGGACAAAGCCATCGAGAACTGGGTGCGCGTCACCACGCTCGACCCGGAAAACATCGCCGCGCACTCGCGCCTCGCGCTGGCGCACGAACGTCTCGGTCACAAGCCGCAAGCGGTGGTTGAATACATCAATCTCGCCAGTCTCGTTCAGCGCACCGGCAATTTGGAAAAGACCAACGAACTCATCAATAAGGCTTTGCAGATCCTTCCCGAAAGCGCCGAAGCAAAACAAGCGCAGACGCTCCTCCGTTCGGGACAACTGCTCCCCAAACCCCTGCGCCCCAAAGGCGGGACGGGTCCCATCGCGATGGCGCAGGTCAAACAACTGGATCAGGGAAAGAAGGAAGCCGATTCGGGACTCGACCCCATCGCCGAAGCGCGACAAAACGCGCTCACGCGTCTCGCCGAACTTTTGTTTGAGTACTCCAGCGACGACGGCGCGGCAGTTCAACAACGGCGCGGCTTGCAAGCGCTCATGCGCGGCACCGGTCAACTCTCGATGCAGCAATCCGAGCAGACGAAGGTCGTCTTGCATCTCGGTCAAGCGATCGACGCGCAGACGAAGGGCAACGACGCGCAAGCCGCCGAAGAACTCGAACACGCGCTCGAAGCGGGCTTCAACCATCCCGCATTGTATTTTGACTTGGGATTGATCCGCTCGAAGATCGACCGGCACGAATCGGCGCTGCGCCAACTGCAAAACGCCGTCAAGCACAACGACTTCGCGCTCGGAGCGCGCCTACTGCTAGGGCAGATCAACCAAAAGGTGGGAAGACTCGGGCCCGCATCCATCGAATATCTCGAAGCGTTGAAGATCGCCGACGCCGCGGTGGCGCCGCCTGAACAATCCGATGAGATTCGCCAGATGTACGAGCCGCTCATCGAAGCGCAAGCGGGCGTCACCGACGAAGCGGCACTCAAACGTCTGTGCGAGAACGTCAACGATATGCTGATGCGCAAGAATTGGCGCGACCATTTACACAAAGCGCGCGAAGAAATGCTGCGGACGAACGAAAGCGATATGCCCATGCCGCTCGCGGATGTGATCATGCAGGCGCAATCGAGCGCGGTTCTCGAAGCCATCAACCACGTGCATCAATTGGCGCGCGCCGGTCAACTCCGCACCGCGATGGAAGAGGCGTACTACGCGCTCGCCGCCGCGCCGACCTATCTGCCGCTCCACACGTTGATGGGCGATCTGCTCGTACGCGAGAACCACACGCCGGAAGCGATCGCAAAATTTATGACTGTCGCGCAGGCATACAGCGTGCGCGGCGAGTCGGCGCAATCTTCGAAGATGCTGCGACGCGTGGTGCAGCTCGCGCCGATGGACATGGCGGCGCGCTCGCGCTTGATCGATCAACTCGTTGCGCGCGGGCAAGTGGACGACGCCATCCGCGAATACATCGAACTCGCCGATATTTACTATCGCCTCGCCGAACTCGACATGGCGCGCAAGACCTATACCACCGCGCTGCGCGTCGTCCAGCAATTCAACGCCGACCGCACGTGGAACATCCACATCCTTCAGCGCATGGCGGATATTGACATGCAGCGCCTCGATTGGAAACAAGCCATCCGCGTCTACGAACAGATCCGCACGCTGCGTCCCGACGATGAGGCGGTCCGCAAGAGTTTGATCGATCTCAGTTTCAAGTTGGGACAACCCGCGCAAGCGAACGCCGAGATCGAAAGTTATTTCTCTTATTTACAATCCAGCAACCGCGAGGCGCAGATGATTCCCTTCCTCGAAGACCTGCTCACCGAGCGCGCGGACGATCCCATCCTCAAGCGCGCGCTGGCGCAGGCATATCAACAAGCCGGGCGCGGCGAAGACGCCATCAAGCAACTCGATTCCCTCGCCGATTCATTGCTGAGCGCGGGCAAGAAAGAGGAGGCAATGGTGGTCGTCAATCAGATCTTGTTATTGAATCCTGCCAATGCGGATCAATACCGACAACTCCTGTCGCAATTACAACAATAGACGTTGTCCCGTCACCCTGTGGCGGGATTTTTTTCGATTCATCCCCCAGTTCAAACTGACTCTGCTCATCAACCTCTCACACCCCGATGCTATAATCGCCCAGCGCACGGCGGGATACGCGTTGCATCTCGCCCGGCAAATATAATTCATGGAAGGAAATCTATGCCCCAAACCCAAAACCGCGCCGTGATGAACTGGCTGATCGTTTTCGCCTCCATCGTCGCGTTCCTCATCGTCTTCGGCGGATTCGTCCGCCTCACGCGTTCCGGTCTCTCCATCGTGGAGTGGAATCCCGTCAGCGGAACGGTCCCGCCGCTTTCGGAGACCGCCTGGCAGGAAGAGTTCGCCAAATATCAGCAAACGCCCGAGTTCAAACAGATCAACTCCAATATGACGCTCGGCGAGTACCAATATATCTTCTGGATCGAATGGATCCATCGCTTCATTGCGCGTTTCGCCGGGCTTGTATATGCCATCCCTGTTTTTTATTTCCTATTCCGCAAAACCATCCCGTGGAAGGAATTCGGGATCTATTTCTGGATGGGCATGCTCTTCATCTCACAAGCCTTCGCCGGGTGGATCATGGTCGCCAGCGGATTAGTAGACCGTCCCGCCGTGAGTCACTTCAACCTGACGATCCACCTCCTGCTGGCGCTCACCCTTTTTGGGCTTGCATTGTGGACCATCCTCGGACATAAACTCGGTTTTCCAAGATCAGTTCCAAAAGTGAAATGGTCTCTCCCTTCCAAACTAGCGCTGACGTATTTCATCCTGCTGATTCTCCAAATCTCCTACGGCGGCATGACCGCCGGGCTCAAGGCGGGGCATGTTTCGGATACGTGGCCCCTCATGTTTGGAAAATGGATCCCGCCTAACCTGTTCAACTCCATCGTCAATGTATTCGAAACGCCGCAGACCATCGTTTTCATCCACCGCTGGTTTGCGTTCGCCGTGCTGATCGCCGCCTTCGTGATGTACTCCAAAGCCCGCAAAATGAATTACCACGTTGAAATCAAAAACGGATTGATCGTACTGGTTGCGGCGGTCGCTTTGCAGATCACACTCGGCGTTTTCACCATTCTCTCTTTCGTCAACATCGTCATTGCCCTGCTCCACCAAGCCACCGCCATTGGTTTGTTTGGGCTGGGAGTGTATTTCATCCATCGCTTCCGCGCGCTGGATGCAAAGGCTGGTTAATATGAAAAAGATCGCATCTTTGTTGCTCGCGCTTTTCCTCCTCCCTAGCGCGTTCGCTTTTGCCAAAGGCGAATTCGACTACATCATCATCAAGGGACCCGGCATCACCGGGGAGATCAACGTCACCAACCCGGCGCTGACCGCCGACTTCTTCGCCTTCGCCGATTTCTCAAAAGGAGCGATTAACGAGCCCATTGATCCCGGCGAGGGATATCAAGTCGTCCGCGTCTACGTTGTGGACAATAAAGCCCAAGCGTTCGACCAATTGCATTATTATCCCTACACGGGGTACGTATACTATGATGGATTGGCAGAAGGCTCATCGGAATACGACGGCAAATGGTTTGCCGCTGACGTAGACGCGAACGAACCTTTCCGCAGCGCGCTAAACCAGCGCGCCCGGCTGAGTTGGGTCACGCTTGGCGTGTTGACCGCTCTGATCGTTGTGTTCGCTATCGCGTATTATCGAAAACCGAAGTCATAGCCCCCGCTTTTAAGTATCAGCCACGGATAACGCGGACGATTCAAAAAATCCGCGTTATCCGTGGCTAAAATTTTGAAGCCTATCTCAACTCAAACGTATCCGTCTTTTCGTTGTATACAAGCGCCCAAACCTGCCCCTTGTCGAATTCAACTTCATCGGAAAATACATTTCTAAATTCGTTCGTGTCGTCTTTGATGAAGACCTCGACGAAATGAGCGCCCGATTCCACTTGCAAAAATTCCAGCGCGCTGATCCGTCCATTGCCGCCGACGCCGGACGGTTTGAACACTTCATCGAACACGGTTTCACCGTCAATCACCACACGGATGCTCATCGGGA contains the following coding sequences:
- the polA gene encoding DNA polymerase I, giving the protein MPPTLTLIDGHALAYRMYFALTAVGGSQRWQTSKGEPTAGIYGFARELLRIIEQEQPEYLAVAFDVGKTFRDQIFPEYKGTRDKMPDDLRPQIARIREIVDAFNIPRLELEGYEADDVLGSVARIAAEQGLGVKIITGDRDLLQLVNKRTSVYLAGDDQTYIKDEDVVKKLGVPPKQVVDYKALVGDKSDNIPGVAGVGEKTAIALLEKYKTLDGIYKNIDKVEPRWKTKLEASKENAYLSYTLAQIKTDLEIKLDLEHAKARDLNVPAIEAFFKELEFRSLLKTLEKLTGQPTASASTAPASVPASAPKVGGQMSMFANEPQVVVAPKVNSNITVHVVDTEKKLDDLVKALNKAKIISFDTETTSTEEMRAEMVGISLSIQEGEGYYIPIGHNAGTNLPLKKVVAALEAPLTNPKIGKVAHNAKYDYIVLAQHGLVVSPLTFDTMLAEFIVDPSSRNLGLKNLAFVKLGEEMTHIEELIGKGKKQISMADVAIESVAPYAVADAENTLRLMPIEQKELKRVNGEKLLEEIDMPLTPVLADMEMTGISLDLPFFAEMNKELTQRLSQIEKKVYDSVGKPFNINSTQQLSDVLFKTLGLEPPDRGNKTASGHYSTAAGVLDELSGKHPVVDWVLEHRELSKIKSTYVDALPAAINPKTNRVHTSYSQIGAVTGRLSSNNPNLQNIPIRTETGRRVRNGFIAARGNWLLSVDYSQIELRIVAHMAQDEGMLAAFRADEDIHATTAAAIYNVALDAVDKNMRRHAKAINFGLIYGMSAFGLMRGTDLTLAEAENFVKAYFTKFPGVKKYLDGIRKQAAQQGYVETLLGRRRYFPALQGRSNPQMKAREEREAINAPIQGTAADIMKIAMLKIPPALKKAKLSGKMLLQVHDELVLECPKDELEKTAKVVKETMASAYPLDIPLSTEAKYGLNWGEMKTI
- a CDS encoding COX15/CtaA family protein; the encoded protein is MPQTQNRAVMNWLIVFASIVAFLIVFGGFVRLTRSGLSIVEWNPVSGTVPPLSETAWQEEFAKYQQTPEFKQINSNMTLGEYQYIFWIEWIHRFIARFAGLVYAIPVFYFLFRKTIPWKEFGIYFWMGMLFISQAFAGWIMVASGLVDRPAVSHFNLTIHLLLALTLFGLALWTILGHKLGFPRSVPKVKWSLPSKLALTYFILLILQISYGGMTAGLKAGHVSDTWPLMFGKWIPPNLFNSIVNVFETPQTIVFIHRWFAFAVLIAAFVMYSKARKMNYHVEIKNGLIVLVAAVALQITLGVFTILSFVNIVIALLHQATAIGLFGLGVYFIHRFRALDAKAG
- a CDS encoding transposase, translating into MSKNLLLVTADASFARALLQGLVREGFGVHVANRKSEAVVRADEKDCTLAFLDLNLGEPAVAEIGSALRALKPNMRLAIFADADAPPALDELRPWILLRKPYYLPELLAMLNQDSTPLSKPISRPAQTDETALPWLQDVTKAAQHLTRLTLESAAQAALITRNDKMWAYAGGLEQNAANELALTVTRHWDGQKGSDLLRFVRLEATKAEHMLYATRLADDVVLALVFDAETPFSAIRSQAGKLADSLLLSEADENPSTPSQPSAAHEAPTQFVDDGFVEENIPSISDILSDVPPPTPDSAVYPLPPDAIGTRPSSPARATQYSRESSPAVRVDELLVSHQNLEETVEHVVQDFDATVPSQSRPRPETPVRRPMPGELDETRPHSITEVASRVMLEPITPGLYNLTYACLLVPRFSSHYLTGDISDRLSEWLPQICIAFGWRLEYLAVRPEYMQWVTNVPPSASPGYLMRIMRQQTSEKIFAEFSRLKKENPSGDFWAPGYLIMGGTQPHPPQLVQNYIKETRTRQGYADSRK
- a CDS encoding tetratricopeptide repeat protein gives rise to the protein MPGNEDIFQKAMSEGHSAAWDQEWSKAASAYRKALQEMPDQPKALNSLGLALFQLGEFDEALRTYKRVAQISPQDPVPMEKLAQLLERTGHLKEAIEAATRAAELFLNQRDVDKAIENWVRVTTLDPENIAAHSRLALAHERLGHKPQAVVEYINLASLVQRTGNLEKTNELINKALQILPESAEAKQAQTLLRSGQLLPKPLRPKGGTGPIAMAQVKQLDQGKKEADSGLDPIAEARQNALTRLAELLFEYSSDDGAAVQQRRGLQALMRGTGQLSMQQSEQTKVVLHLGQAIDAQTKGNDAQAAEELEHALEAGFNHPALYFDLGLIRSKIDRHESALRQLQNAVKHNDFALGARLLLGQINQKVGRLGPASIEYLEALKIADAAVAPPEQSDEIRQMYEPLIEAQAGVTDEAALKRLCENVNDMLMRKNWRDHLHKAREEMLRTNESDMPMPLADVIMQAQSSAVLEAINHVHQLARAGQLRTAMEEAYYALAAAPTYLPLHTLMGDLLVRENHTPEAIAKFMTVAQAYSVRGESAQSSKMLRRVVQLAPMDMAARSRLIDQLVARGQVDDAIREYIELADIYYRLAELDMARKTYTTALRVVQQFNADRTWNIHILQRMADIDMQRLDWKQAIRVYEQIRTLRPDDEAVRKSLIDLSFKLGQPAQANAEIESYFSYLQSSNREAQMIPFLEDLLTERADDPILKRALAQAYQQAGRGEDAIKQLDSLADSLLSAGKKEEAMVVVNQILLLNPANADQYRQLLSQLQQ